In Sinorhizobium mexicanum, the DNA window GGACACATCGATTCCGGTCCCGATAAGCGCGATCAATGCGGCCGAACCGAATGTCCGCCAGAGGTGGCGATCCACCTTGTCCTTGAGCCCGCCGTAGCCTTCAGCGTCGATGCCAGCCATGCCGCCGATCTGCAGTGTCGATCCGTTCGGAAAGATGAGATCGGTCCAGATGACGAGAACCCGCTCTTGGCCGAATGAGATCTTCGAATCGTAGCGGCCGAAGAGCTTGGCACCCTGCGGGATGAGCAGGCGATGCCCCGTGGCGCTGTCATAGACGTTTTGGCTGACCTGTGCGCTAATGCGCCCCGGTAGGTCGGAATTGAGGCCGGTGGTGAGGGTTGCCGGAATGACTGAGCCTCGCTTCAGCTCATAGGGTGACATTTGCGGTACGACCTGGTTCGGCAGATAGCCGAGGTCCTCGATATCCTGGTTGAAGAAGCCCTCCTTCGCGGTCTGGGCGTTTGGATCGACATTCTGTCCCATCAACCCTGAATTCATGGCAGCGGCGTAAAGATCGGATGCACTGTTCGAGGCCATGCCTGTGTTCCGGCGGGTGGAGCCGTTGGTGTTTGCTGGAACCTTCTCAGCATCGGAGATATCCACCTTCAGCGGCGAGTCGAGCGCGGTTGCGCGCGCCTGGAGGCGAGCCATTCGCTGTCGCTGCCCTTCACGGATATATTGCTCATCCTCCTCTCGTTTCAGACGTGCCCTCCATTCCTCCTCGGACTCCACACGCGGCCGACGGTCTTGGCGCTCGACTGCCCGGCGCTCGACGACGAGGTCTTCCTTCTCGACCTTCTGCTCGATGACAGGCGTCGGCTGAAACGCCTCGCGATCAACCGGCTCGCCGATGATGCCGTCGGTCACGCCGCGTTTGAGCTGGTCGCCGAAGTTCGTCGCCGGCGTGCTCGAAGCGCTGTCGATATCGTTGCCACGGTCGAATGAAAGCCCTCGCCATGACAGGCCGATCACGACGATCCCGCAGACCAGTACGATGAGGACGATCGCGAGCATGATCGGCAGGCGATTGAGGCGGCGCATGCCGTTCTGATCGTCGGCTGGGCGCGACGCGCCGAGCTGGAGCGATTGCACCATGGTCCCTCTTCCTAATCGCGCTGCATGATCGAAAGCGGGCTTGCCGGTGTGGCACCGGACCCAGTCAGCGTATACGCGCGGCCGATTGCGATGGAAGGAGTTGTCAGGCGAGCGAGAACCTGCCCGTCGATGCCGTCCATCGCGTAGGCAAGCTCCACCGGCTTGCTGTCCTTTCTGGCCTTTCCGCCCGTAATGACCGTGTAGCCCCAACCCTTCAGGGCAGCCTCGAGCGCGGTCGCAAACTCTGAATTGTCGTTCTCCATCTTGATCGTTGTCGTTCCGGCAGGGCCGATTTGTTCGGCAAGCCGGCTCGCCATGTCCGCGGCGATGGCGCTCGCGGCTGGTCCAGAAACAACGGGCGGCGTGGTGTCGGTCGTCAGTGCGTCACTGGCCGTCTGGCAGCCGGAAAGAAGCGTGGCACCGATGAAGGCCATTAGCAGCGTGCGCATGGTCATCCTCCTCGCCGAATGGTCACTTTTTGCTGGCGCCAGCCGACGCCGGAAACGAGGATCGCCTTGTCGACCGCATAGTCGACGATCATCATGTCGTTCTTCATCCGATAGTTGACGATGCGGTTCTGCCCGCCGGAGACGACAAAAAGGACCGGCGCATCCTGGCCGGAAAGCGACTTCGGGAACTGGATGTAGGTCTTGACGCCATCCGAATAGACTCGTTTCGGCCGCCATGGCGCACTGCCGCTCACCGAATAAGAGAAGTTCAGCTTGTCGGGCGTTGTGCCGGGAATACCGCCGATGTCCAGACGGGCGTTGATGTCAGCGAGCTTGGTCGAGGCATCCTCGGGATATTCGAAACCGATGCGGGCCATGTACTGGCTCGGATGAGACTTGAGCTGGATGTGGTAGGTTCGCCGTGAGGTCGTGACGACCATCGAGGTGACAAGACCGGATTCGGAGGGTTTCACGATCAGGTGGATTGCCTGTCCGCCGGTGGCGCCCGAGGTCGCAGGCTCCACCTTCCAGCGAACCGTATCGCCCACGAGGACGTCGCGAACGATCTCGCCGCCTTGCAATTCGATATCGCAGACCTGCAGCGGTGAGCAGACGACGGAGGGCTGGGTTTCCCCGAAGAGGAATATGATCTTTCCATCAGGGCCGGTGGTGACGACGCCCGACGTGCCCCGCCATTTGCGGGAAATGTTCGTTCCCCTCACCTCATTCGTCGTCATGCTTTGCGCGTGAGCGATGCTCACAAAGGCGAGTCCGGCCATGCAGGCAGCGGCCGCGATCAATCCTGTTCTGTGCATGAAAAACCCTTGCTCTTAAAGCTGTGCCGTCCAGTCGAAATCTCGGACATAAAGACCTATCGGATTGAGGCGGATCGTCGCCTCGTCCTGCGGCGCCGTCAGCGTGACCGTCGCGATGCCCCGAAATCGGCGCGTGCCGGTTTCCTTGCCCTTGCGGTCGCGCTCGTATTCGGTCCAGTCGATCTGATAGGTCTGGTTGGAGAGCGCCACGATATTGTTGACCTCTGTGGCGACCGTCGAGGTTTTCGCCTTCTCGAACGGCGAGTTGCCGCGGAACCAGGCGTTGATCTTCTCAGTGGACGGGTCAGACGCGCGTAGCAGCGCGTAGGTCCGGTCGATGTACTGCTTTTGCACCACGGCGTCCGGCGTGATCGAGCGGAAGCTACTTACGAAGTTTCCGAGTGTGGAGCGCACGACGCGGGCGTCGGCATACTCGATCTGTTCCGGGAATCCGGCTGTCACCGACGTTCCGAGTTTGTCGACCTCGATGATGTAGGGTACGAGCTTGACCTGCGTGCTGAGATACATCGCGTAACTGAAGCCAATTACGGCCATGAACAGGCTGAGCACCCCGACAAGACGCCAGGCTGCCGCGGCTTTGACGTAGGAGCCGTATCGCTCCGACCATTCCTGGCGGGCGGCTAGATACGGATTCTCGGGAGCGCTGTTCGCTGCCATCGGTCCATGCCTTTCCCTATGGTGTTAGTCGTTGCGTTCGGGAGGTCGCTTTGGAGCGCTGTGCCCGCTGCGGCTCTCCTCAAGCTTGGCGTTCGCGAGCCCGAGGAGCGAGCCGGCATAGGCGCCGGGTGAGCCGATGGCCTTCTCCTTCGCCGCAGATCCGGCAGCCTTGCCGGCTGAGCCGAGGCCGGCGCCGAAGCCGCTGAATACGGATCCGATGACCGAGGCACCGGCGGCCCGGGAGGCTTGAACCGCCGCGAACCCCACCCCAGCGGCAGTCGCTGCGAGGAACCCGGCGCCAGCGGCAAAGGATGCTGCTTGACCACCATGGCGGATTGCTTCCACTCCTCCGGAGACCGACGCGCCTTGCACCACACCCTGCATTATGTTCGGCACGTAGACCGCGATGATGAATACGACGACGGCAATGCCAGCGATCGCAAGGGCGGTCTGAAACTGGTCGCCGATGTCAGGTTGGTTCGCGAGTCCGATCAGGACCTCCGATCCGATCCGCGAGATCATGACAAGCGCCATGAGTTTCATTCCGACCGAGAACGCGTAGACTAGATAGCGGATGGCGAAGTCCTTGGTGTAGGACGAACCGCCAAGCCCGAGCATGATCATCCCAGCAAGCAGACCGATATACATCTCGACCATCACGCTCACGAAAATCGCTGCGACGAGTGAGAAGGAGATGACCACGACCACCATTGCGAACGCGGCCGAGATCGCGAGCGCGTTGTCCTCGAAGAGGCCAAACTGGATCTTTTCCGACATTTTGGTTGCCACAGCGAGGCCCGCGTTGAAGACATCGCCAGGCGACGCTGCCCCACCTCCGGCGCCAATCTGGAAGAGGCTGTCGACGACTGCCTTGGCAAAGGTCGGGCCTTGGGTCAGTACGAAGGCAAAGAAGCCAACGAACATGATCCGCCTGACCAATTCTGCAAACCAGCTGTCGAGAGAAGCTGCCTGGACGGCAAGCCAGACGCCGGCGATGCCGATCTCGATTGTAGCAAGAACCCAGAACAACGATTTCGCTGCATCCATGACGGTGGCTTCCCATCCTTTGGCAGCGGTCGTGATCTGGTTCTGAAGCGAGGTCAGCACGGAGCCCTCTTGGGCAAGTGCGGGCTGCGCCGCGAATGCCGCGAAAGCAGTAACAATCAGTGCCATTCGGAGCGGAGGAAGTTCGTTTGGCCTCATAGGGTTCACCACT includes these proteins:
- the trbI gene encoding IncP-type conjugal transfer protein TrbI produces the protein MVQSLQLGASRPADDQNGMRRLNRLPIMLAIVLIVLVCGIVVIGLSWRGLSFDRGNDIDSASSTPATNFGDQLKRGVTDGIIGEPVDREAFQPTPVIEQKVEKEDLVVERRAVERQDRRPRVESEEEWRARLKREEDEQYIREGQRQRMARLQARATALDSPLKVDISDAEKVPANTNGSTRRNTGMASNSASDLYAAAMNSGLMGQNVDPNAQTAKEGFFNQDIEDLGYLPNQVVPQMSPYELKRGSVIPATLTTGLNSDLPGRISAQVSQNVYDSATGHRLLIPQGAKLFGRYDSKISFGQERVLVIWTDLIFPNGSTLQIGGMAGIDAEGYGGLKDKVDRHLWRTFGSAALIALIGTGIDVSMPESSTLATQDTASDAARRSFAESFGRVAEETISKNVNVQPTIRIRPGYKFNVLVDQDIIFPASFPSR
- the trbH gene encoding conjugal transfer protein TrbH — encoded protein: MRTLLMAFIGATLLSGCQTASDALTTDTTPPVVSGPAASAIAADMASRLAEQIGPAGTTTIKMENDNSEFATALEAALKGWGYTVITGGKARKDSKPVELAYAMDGIDGQVLARLTTPSIAIGRAYTLTGSGATPASPLSIMQRD
- the trbG gene encoding P-type conjugative transfer protein TrbG, with protein sequence MHRTGLIAAAACMAGLAFVSIAHAQSMTTNEVRGTNISRKWRGTSGVVTTGPDGKIIFLFGETQPSVVCSPLQVCDIELQGGEIVRDVLVGDTVRWKVEPATSGATGGQAIHLIVKPSESGLVTSMVVTTSRRTYHIQLKSHPSQYMARIGFEYPEDASTKLADINARLDIGGIPGTTPDKLNFSYSVSGSAPWRPKRVYSDGVKTYIQFPKSLSGQDAPVLFVVSGGQNRIVNYRMKNDMMIVDYAVDKAILVSGVGWRQQKVTIRRGG
- a CDS encoding conjugal transfer protein TrbF encodes the protein MAANSAPENPYLAARQEWSERYGSYVKAAAAWRLVGVLSLFMAVIGFSYAMYLSTQVKLVPYIIEVDKLGTSVTAGFPEQIEYADARVVRSTLGNFVSSFRSITPDAVVQKQYIDRTYALLRASDPSTEKINAWFRGNSPFEKAKTSTVATEVNNIVALSNQTYQIDWTEYERDRKGKETGTRRFRGIATVTLTAPQDEATIRLNPIGLYVRDFDWTAQL
- the trbL gene encoding P-type conjugative transfer protein TrbL → MALIVTAFAAFAAQPALAQEGSVLTSLQNQITTAAKGWEATVMDAAKSLFWVLATIEIGIAGVWLAVQAASLDSWFAELVRRIMFVGFFAFVLTQGPTFAKAVVDSLFQIGAGGGAASPGDVFNAGLAVATKMSEKIQFGLFEDNALAISAAFAMVVVVISFSLVAAIFVSVMVEMYIGLLAGMIMLGLGGSSYTKDFAIRYLVYAFSVGMKLMALVMISRIGSEVLIGLANQPDIGDQFQTALAIAGIAVVVFIIAVYVPNIMQGVVQGASVSGGVEAIRHGGQAASFAAGAGFLAATAAGVGFAAVQASRAAGASVIGSVFSGFGAGLGSAGKAAGSAAKEKAIGSPGAYAGSLLGLANAKLEESRSGHSAPKRPPERND